The window GCGGTCGGCCGACGCGAGGTGGTGGACCGCGACCGAGACGCGGCCGCCGCCGCCCTCGGCGACGGCGAGCTCCTCGAGGCGCGCGATGGCCTTGGACGCCGTGCGCACCTTCTCCAGCGGCGCGATGGCCCCGTCGGCGATGTGGAGCAACGGCTTGACGGACAGCGCGGTGCCCACGAGCGCGGCGGCGGCGCCGATGCGGCCGCCGCGGCGGAGGTACTCCAGCGTGTCGACGTAGAACAGCGTCCGCGTCCGCGCCGCCGCCTGCTCCGCGGCGGCCGCGACCTCGTCGATCGAGCCGCCCTTGGCCGCGGAGTCGGCGGCCGCGAGCGCGGCGAAGCCGAGGCCCATCCCGGTCTGCCCGGAGTCGACGACGCGGAGCGTACGGTCGCCCGCCGCGGCGGCCGCGGCGCTCGCGGTCCCCGAGAGCTTCGCGGAGAGGTGCACGGCCACGACCTCGGAGGCACCGCACGCGTCGTACGCCGCCTCGAACGCCGCCGGCGTGGGCTGCGACGTCGTCGCGCGCCGTCCCGCGCCGGTGATCCACCGCGCGAACTCCGCGGGCGTCAGGTCCACGCCTTCGAGCGCCGTACGGTCCCCCATCGTCACCTGCAGCGGCACGACGGTGATGCCGCGCTCGGCGGCCAGCCCCTCGGGCAGGTACGCCGTCGAGTCGGTGACGACCGCGACGGTCATCAGACGACGACGTTGACGAGCTTCGGCGGGCGGACGACGACGGTACGGATCGCGGAGTCCCCGACCGCGCGGACGACACCGGGCAGGGCCAGCGCGCGTTCGC is drawn from Frankiaceae bacterium and contains these coding sequences:
- a CDS encoding DegV family protein; translation: MTVAVVTDSTAYLPEGLAAERGITVVPLQVTMGDRTALEGVDLTPAEFARWITGAGRRATTSQPTPAAFEAAYDACGASEVVAVHLSAKLSGTASAAAAAAGDRTLRVVDSGQTGMGLGFAALAAADSAAKGGSIDEVAAAAEQAAARTRTLFYVDTLEYLRRGGRIGAAAALVGTALSVKPLLHIADGAIAPLEKVRTASKAIARLEELAVAEGGGGRVSVAVHHLASADRAAALADRLRARLDLDAFYVTEVGAVVGAHTGPGMLAVVVHRH